One Weissella coleopterorum DNA segment encodes these proteins:
- the xylB gene encoding xylulokinase, protein MEELVLGVDLGTSAVKVSAVSRGGKIVAQRSFDYPLSQPKPGFSEQNPEDWVNGTTMAIVELILKDGIAVDAIKGISYSGQMHGLVLLDQNKQVLRPAILWNDTRTSQQTQEISEQMGDEFIDITRNKALEGFTLPKILWVKENEPNIFAAAQTFVTPKDYLRYRMTGRLAMEISDAAGTVMLDVAKGDWSSEIQAAFDLPVSFFPPIIQGIEAAGNISESYALFSGLDTNTQVFGGAADNAAGAIGSAILKPNMVWSSIGTSGVVLKYEDNADVDYHGQIHFFNHAIPNKYYSMGVTLAAGHSLNWFKSRFAPAEDFTDLVASAEKSTVGANGLLFTPYIVGERTPYADGDIRGSWLGIDSMHQRYDFVRSVLEGIIFSFKDIFEIYEAAGTQFDTVIASGGGAKSPLWLQIQADIFNKKVIVLENEQGPGMGAAILAAVGLGWFESVEQAAEKFASFGQVYEPMAENVAKYAQIYQIYKQMYQQTAEISHELLAYRREN, encoded by the coding sequence ATGGAAGAATTAGTCTTAGGAGTTGATCTTGGAACCTCTGCGGTCAAAGTCTCAGCAGTGAGTCGCGGTGGTAAAATTGTAGCACAACGCTCATTTGATTACCCTCTCTCGCAACCAAAACCAGGATTTTCAGAGCAAAATCCAGAGGATTGGGTGAATGGAACCACCATGGCAATTGTGGAATTGATTTTAAAGGATGGAATTGCTGTTGATGCGATTAAGGGAATCTCATATTCGGGTCAAATGCACGGATTAGTATTGTTGGATCAAAATAAACAGGTTTTACGGCCGGCGATCTTATGGAATGATACCCGGACCAGTCAACAAACCCAAGAAATTTCCGAGCAAATGGGTGATGAATTTATTGATATTACCCGTAATAAGGCCTTAGAAGGTTTTACTTTGCCTAAGATCCTATGGGTTAAAGAAAATGAACCTAACATTTTTGCAGCGGCCCAAACCTTTGTCACACCTAAGGATTACCTCCGCTATCGGATGACAGGGCGATTAGCGATGGAAATTTCAGATGCTGCTGGAACTGTGATGTTAGATGTAGCTAAAGGAGATTGGTCAAGCGAGATTCAGGCGGCCTTTGATTTACCAGTGTCATTCTTCCCACCTATTATTCAAGGGATTGAAGCGGCTGGTAATATTTCAGAGTCGTATGCATTGTTCTCAGGCTTAGATACGAATACACAAGTCTTTGGTGGGGCAGCAGACAATGCTGCTGGCGCAATTGGTTCAGCGATTTTGAAGCCCAACATGGTTTGGTCTTCAATTGGGACTTCTGGGGTAGTTTTGAAATACGAAGATAACGCTGATGTTGATTATCATGGTCAAATTCATTTCTTTAATCATGCAATCCCAAATAAGTATTATTCAATGGGTGTGACTTTAGCCGCAGGGCATTCATTGAACTGGTTTAAGAGTCGCTTCGCACCAGCAGAAGATTTCACTGATTTGGTAGCCAGTGCTGAAAAATCAACAGTAGGGGCGAATGGATTGCTGTTTACTCCTTATATTGTGGGTGAGCGGACTCCATACGCCGATGGCGATATTCGCGGATCGTGGCTAGGCATTGATTCAATGCACCAACGTTATGATTTTGTGCGTTCGGTCTTAGAAGGCATTATTTTCTCTTTTAAGGATATTTTTGAAATTTATGAGGCTGCTGGAACTCAGTTTGACACAGTGATCGCTTCCGGAGGTGGCGCAAAATCACCTCTTTGGTTACAAATTCAAGCCGATATTTTCAATAAAAAAGTGATTGTCTTAGAAAATGAGCAAGGTCCTGGAATGGGTGCCGCCATTTTGGCTGCCGTTGGTTTAGGTTGGTTTGAGAGTGTAGAGCAAGCCGCAGAAAAGTTTGCGAGCTTTGGTCAGGTCTATGAACCTATGGCTGAAAACGTGGCAAAGTATGCGCAAATTTATCAAATCTACAAACAAATGTATCAGCAAACGGCTGAAATTAGCCACGAATTATTAGCTTATCGTCGTGAAAATTAA
- the xylA gene encoding xylose isomerase, producing MAELFDFPKVEFIGGKKGLDFEQAKGYNFYNADEKFTINGETKAMKDWMKFSVAYWHTMDQRLVDPFGEGTAIRPWDVNGQDDMSDMEHAKSKVKYMFEFMDKLGVEYFAFHDRDLAPEGKTLAETNANLDVIVDMIEAEMKRTGKKLLWNTSSLFTNKRFVAGGATTPFADVFAYAGAQIKHSLEIAKRLNSESYVFWGGREGYESLLNTDTKRELDHIADFYKLAIDYAKEIGYTGQFLLEPKPKEPTAHQYDTDVQTTISFLYTYGLQDNFKLNLEGNHAFLAGHTYEHEARFAREAGLLGSLDANMGDKQTGWDIDEFPNDIYEATLVMYEFIKNGGLTTGGLNFDAKVRRSSFTPEDLFYGHMAGMDVYAAGFRVAYKMAQDNFFENILKDRYASFDSGIGADFEAGKVTFADMEKYILNKEDSEILDTVKSGRIEAIKASMNNYIYSVLGETFKK from the coding sequence TTGGCAGAATTATTTGATTTTCCTAAGGTAGAATTTATTGGTGGTAAGAAGGGCTTGGATTTTGAACAAGCGAAGGGTTATAACTTCTATAATGCCGATGAAAAGTTCACGATTAATGGTGAAACTAAAGCAATGAAGGATTGGATGAAGTTTTCAGTTGCATATTGGCATACAATGGATCAACGCTTGGTCGATCCATTTGGTGAAGGAACTGCAATCCGTCCTTGGGATGTAAATGGTCAAGATGACATGTCAGATATGGAACATGCCAAGTCAAAGGTTAAATATATGTTTGAATTCATGGATAAGTTGGGCGTAGAATACTTCGCTTTCCATGATCGTGACCTTGCCCCTGAAGGTAAGACGTTAGCTGAAACAAACGCAAACTTAGATGTCATTGTTGATATGATTGAAGCTGAGATGAAGCGGACTGGTAAGAAGTTACTTTGGAATACTTCATCATTGTTCACTAATAAGCGTTTCGTTGCTGGTGGAGCGACAACACCTTTCGCTGATGTCTTTGCGTACGCAGGTGCTCAAATTAAGCATTCACTTGAAATCGCTAAGCGTTTGAACTCTGAATCATACGTTTTCTGGGGTGGTCGTGAAGGGTATGAATCACTTTTGAACACTGACACAAAGCGCGAATTAGATCATATCGCTGACTTCTACAAGTTGGCAATTGATTACGCTAAGGAAATTGGCTATACTGGTCAATTCTTGTTGGAACCAAAGCCTAAGGAGCCAACTGCTCATCAATATGACACTGATGTACAAACCACAATTTCTTTCCTATATACTTATGGGCTCCAAGATAACTTCAAGTTGAATTTGGAAGGAAACCACGCTTTCTTAGCTGGACACACGTACGAACACGAAGCCCGCTTTGCTCGAGAGGCTGGATTGCTTGGTTCATTGGATGCCAATATGGGTGACAAGCAAACGGGTTGGGATATTGATGAATTCCCTAATGATATCTATGAAGCAACTTTGGTTATGTACGAATTTATCAAGAACGGTGGTTTGACTACTGGAGGATTGAACTTCGATGCGAAGGTTCGCCGTTCATCATTTACACCTGAAGATTTGTTTTACGGTCACATGGCTGGAATGGATGTTTACGCTGCTGGCTTCCGTGTGGCTTATAAGATGGCGCAAGATAACTTCTTTGAGAATATCTTGAAAGATCGATATGCATCATTTGATTCAGGAATTGGAGCTGACTTTGAAGCTGGTAAGGTTACCTTTGCCGACATGGAAAAGTATATTTTGAATAAGGAAGATAGCGAAATCCTTGATACAGTTAAGTCAGGTCGGATTGAAGCAATCAAGGCTTCAATGAACAACTACATTTACTCAGTTTTGGGTGAAACTTTTAAGAAGTAA
- a CDS encoding MFS transporter codes for MNNVGTQTNEFAKLSFGEKFAYGLGDFAQNLVFGTVGGFLLFYMTNINGISAATGATIFLVVRWINVFWDPFVGTVVDKASPKNGKYRPYLIWFGIPLTILAASLFLPLGFAKGNVLYATISYMATAMVYSFVNIPYGSISASLTRDNDEIASLTSVRMTLANTANLLVYTLFPLFVQLVSPDRKLTDTGLFGLKLHLGNYGIQSAQGAWFKVYGVYMVLGLIALMITYFGVTERVVPSKKESSSVKFADLFKEFMENKPLQILGLFFLIAFTFMFFGNTVWPYFMQTSIGHQEWMASVGLIGSIPGIFLVFLWPKLRNILGKKGFFFFFIGIFIVGQLILWFWTKSPDNIVIGYVGRFLQQWGLTSATGFMWSMVPEVVTYGEYTSKKRVAGIINAIMGLFFKIGLALGGILPGFILAATHFNGQATHQGQSAMTGIEFSMIWAPIVLSLIAMGVMAFYPLTDAKVKEMNEKLVDNK; via the coding sequence ATGAATAATGTTGGAACGCAAACAAATGAATTTGCGAAATTATCCTTTGGTGAAAAATTTGCCTATGGACTGGGAGATTTTGCCCAGAATTTGGTTTTTGGGACAGTAGGAGGTTTCTTGTTATTTTATATGACGAATATCAATGGAATTTCGGCTGCCACTGGTGCCACTATTTTCCTAGTTGTCCGTTGGATTAATGTTTTTTGGGATCCGTTTGTCGGAACGGTGGTGGACAAAGCTTCACCTAAGAATGGTAAATATCGACCATATTTGATTTGGTTTGGAATTCCGTTAACTATTCTAGCAGCATCGTTGTTTCTTCCACTTGGTTTTGCGAAGGGGAATGTCTTATACGCGACTATTTCTTATATGGCAACCGCGATGGTTTATTCATTTGTGAATATTCCTTATGGTTCAATATCGGCATCATTGACACGTGATAATGACGAAATTGCTAGTTTAACTTCGGTTCGTATGACACTAGCAAATACGGCAAATCTACTAGTTTACACACTATTCCCACTCTTTGTTCAGTTAGTTTCACCTGATCGTAAATTAACTGATACTGGACTGTTTGGTCTTAAATTACACTTAGGAAACTACGGGATTCAATCAGCCCAAGGTGCCTGGTTCAAAGTTTATGGCGTATACATGGTCCTCGGTCTGATTGCCTTGATGATTACTTACTTTGGAGTAACTGAGCGAGTGGTTCCTTCAAAGAAAGAATCAAGTTCAGTTAAATTCGCTGATTTATTTAAGGAATTTATGGAAAATAAGCCCTTACAAATTTTGGGATTATTCTTCCTAATCGCCTTTACCTTCATGTTTTTTGGTAATACAGTTTGGCCATATTTTATGCAAACTTCAATTGGGCATCAAGAATGGATGGCTTCCGTTGGATTGATCGGATCAATTCCTGGAATTTTCTTAGTCTTCCTTTGGCCTAAATTACGTAATATTTTGGGTAAAAAAGGTTTCTTCTTCTTCTTTATCGGTATCTTTATTGTCGGTCAATTGATTTTGTGGTTCTGGACTAAGTCGCCAGATAATATTGTTATTGGTTATGTTGGACGTTTTCTACAACAATGGGGCTTAACTTCAGCAACTGGATTTATGTGGTCAATGGTTCCAGAAGTGGTTACCTATGGTGAATACACTTCGAAGAAACGAGTAGCTGGAATTATTAATGCGATTATGGGCTTGTTCTTTAAAATTGGCTTGGCTTTGGGTGGAATCCTTCCTGGATTTATCTTGGCAGCAACCCACTTCAATGGTCAAGCAACCCACCAGGGTCAAAGTGCTATGACTGGAATTGAATTTTCGATGATTTGGGCACCAATTGTACTTTCGTTGATTGCGATGGGAGTTATGGCGTTCTATCCATTAACGGATGCTAAGGTGAAGGAAATGAATGAGAAGTTAGTTGATAATAAATAA
- a CDS encoding winged helix-turn-helix transcriptional regulator has product MVSKIDQDSMRETNRKLMLQVLFNAEQTSRVEIADQVHLHKSTISSIYRNLEEEDFIEELGDGVASNAGDGVLS; this is encoded by the coding sequence ATGGTTTCTAAAATCGATCAAGATTCAATGCGCGAGACCAATCGCAAACTGATGCTTCAGGTCCTTTTCAATGCTGAACAAACATCTCGGGTTGAGATTGCCGACCAGGTTCACCTGCACAAATCTACGATTTCATCTATTTATCGCAATTTGGAGGAAGAAGATTTTATTGAGGAACTTGGTGATGGTGTGGCTTCCAATGCGGGGGACGGCGTCCTAAGTTAA
- a CDS encoding ROK family protein yields the protein MIQNGEFQTRNLPISNIQQLAIDFIQGLDDLGTNHGLIGIGLGIHGVVFKNKISYVPYHEDLLTLNIVENLEDQFQVPVYLENEANLAAIYTRDFQGHLLDPNIRTFSTLNIHDGIGSGMIQNDRLFIGKHGEAGEVGRSITFQTDLNQNYSPIHLEDLFSEESILQRTAMALKTEQLSRQEFCSLVDQKDPIATDMLHHWLQALAMICYNMAQQTAPDAILLYSRIIALRPEYFELLQHFYQNITPNSDTKILFAHQTVDKAILLGGVALVTRKLLNFDNFKLSFH from the coding sequence GTGATCCAAAACGGTGAATTTCAAACACGTAATTTACCAATTTCAAATATTCAACAACTAGCCATTGATTTTATTCAAGGATTGGATGATTTAGGTACTAATCATGGCTTAATTGGTATCGGTCTGGGCATTCATGGTGTAGTTTTTAAAAATAAAATTAGTTATGTCCCCTATCACGAAGATTTATTAACCCTAAATATCGTCGAAAATTTGGAAGATCAATTTCAGGTTCCCGTCTACTTAGAAAATGAAGCCAACTTAGCCGCAATCTATACACGAGATTTTCAAGGGCATTTGTTAGATCCCAATATCAGAACATTTAGTACTTTAAATATTCATGATGGAATCGGTTCTGGGATGATTCAAAATGATCGACTCTTTATTGGTAAACATGGTGAAGCCGGCGAAGTTGGGCGTTCTATCACTTTTCAAACTGATCTTAATCAAAATTACTCTCCCATTCATTTGGAAGATTTATTTTCAGAAGAATCGATTTTGCAACGGACGGCGATGGCCTTAAAAACTGAACAATTAAGTCGTCAAGAATTTTGTTCCTTAGTGGATCAAAAAGATCCGATCGCAACGGATATGTTACATCATTGGCTCCAAGCCTTAGCAATGATTTGTTACAATATGGCTCAACAGACTGCTCCAGATGCTATTCTGCTTTATTCACGTATTATTGCGTTAAGGCCAGAATATTTCGAATTACTCCAGCATTTTTATCAAAATATTACACCTAACTCTGATACCAAAATTTTATTTGCCCACCAAACTGTGGATAAAGCAATCTTGCTTGGCGGTGTCGCCTTAGTAACCCGTAAATTACTTAACTTTGATAATTTCAAGCTTTCTTTTCATTAA
- a CDS encoding glycoside hydrolase family 43 protein: MKIQNPVLPGFNSDPSMIRVDDTYYIATSTFEWFPGVRIHASQDLVHWNLVTNVLDRVELLDMKGNPSSGGIWAPDLSYHDGKFWLIYTDVKITDGSFKDMKNYLTTAEKIDGPWSDPIFVNGVGFDASLFHDENGKKYLVQQTWDHREYRHPFNGITLTEFDVKTMQLMPATARTIWEGTPVKLVEGPHIYQINGQYYLFAAEGGTIFTHQEVVARSNNLDANSFQTEPDGPFLTNFDTPSTYLQKQGHGSLVNTPGGEWYYASLTARPWNHATESATDPRGWSTLGRETSIQKVEWDAQGWPRVVGGHGGTTFVDAPKDAIETKAPTDHSQHDEFTENHLDLNWNTLRVPFTDKMGSVGQGSLQLIGQGSLANPYDLSLIARRWQAFYFDATTKVKFTPYSYQAMAGLTNYYNHSHWSWIFITKNDAGQSVIEVAENKGGLRNGQYTSYLQDAAIVIPENTEYVWFKSQNRKTYYTYQYSFDGENWFDTGVKLDAAILSDDYVVQEYGGFFTGAYIGLAAVDYAGYHSTATFDFFDYQELGDVQVAPDQYTFAASEERQFD, from the coding sequence ATGAAAATACAAAATCCGGTTTTACCTGGCTTTAACTCAGACCCTTCAATGATTCGAGTTGATGACACATACTACATTGCCACATCAACTTTTGAATGGTTCCCCGGGGTTCGCATTCACGCCTCACAAGATTTAGTGCACTGGAACTTAGTAACCAACGTGTTAGATCGCGTTGAATTATTGGATATGAAGGGAAATCCTTCGTCAGGGGGAATCTGGGCTCCAGATCTCTCATACCATGATGGGAAATTCTGGTTAATCTACACTGATGTTAAAATCACTGATGGTTCGTTTAAAGATATGAAAAATTATCTAACCACCGCAGAAAAAATTGATGGACCATGGTCTGATCCCATTTTTGTCAACGGGGTTGGGTTCGATGCCTCACTCTTCCATGACGAAAATGGCAAAAAATATCTCGTCCAACAAACTTGGGATCACCGGGAATACCGGCATCCCTTTAATGGCATTACTTTAACGGAATTTGATGTCAAGACGATGCAATTAATGCCAGCAACGGCTCGAACAATCTGGGAAGGAACCCCCGTTAAATTAGTAGAAGGTCCTCATATCTATCAAATTAATGGTCAATATTATTTGTTTGCCGCAGAAGGTGGAACTATTTTTACCCACCAAGAAGTTGTCGCGCGATCAAACAATTTAGATGCTAACTCATTCCAAACTGAGCCAGACGGTCCGTTCCTAACTAATTTTGATACCCCAAGCACCTACCTACAAAAGCAAGGGCATGGCTCATTAGTTAATACCCCCGGTGGTGAATGGTATTATGCTTCACTAACTGCTCGGCCCTGGAATCATGCTACCGAATCGGCGACCGATCCACGTGGTTGGTCAACTTTGGGACGAGAAACATCAATTCAAAAAGTGGAATGGGATGCCCAAGGTTGGCCTCGTGTCGTGGGCGGTCACGGTGGAACTACCTTCGTGGATGCGCCAAAAGACGCCATCGAAACTAAAGCGCCCACGGATCACTCTCAACATGATGAATTCACAGAAAACCATCTTGATCTAAATTGGAACACACTCCGAGTTCCATTTACCGATAAAATGGGTTCGGTTGGTCAGGGTTCACTTCAACTCATCGGTCAGGGTTCACTCGCTAATCCGTATGATCTCTCACTTATTGCGCGACGTTGGCAGGCCTTTTACTTTGATGCAACAACCAAGGTTAAATTCACACCGTACTCATATCAAGCCATGGCTGGTCTAACCAATTACTATAATCATTCTCATTGGTCGTGGATTTTCATTACCAAAAATGATGCCGGTCAATCCGTGATTGAAGTTGCCGAAAATAAAGGTGGTCTACGTAATGGCCAATACACGTCGTACCTACAAGATGCAGCCATTGTCATTCCTGAAAATACCGAATATGTATGGTTCAAGTCACAAAATCGTAAAACCTACTATACTTACCAATATTCATTTGATGGTGAAAATTGGTTTGATACCGGTGTTAAGCTGGACGCCGCCATTCTATCCGACGATTATGTCGTACAAGAATATGGCGGATTCTTCACCGGCGCCTATATTGGATTGGCTGCGGTAGACTACGCTGGCTATCATTCCACTGCAACCTTTGACTTCTTTGACTACCAGGAATTAGGTGATGTCCAAGTTGCTCCCGATCAATATACGTTTGCTGCTTCTGAAGAACGTCAATTCGACTAA
- a CDS encoding sugar porter family MFS transporter gives MASKKHMSTSWIYFFGALGGLLFGYDTGVISGAMLFIGKELGIQAGSFEDGFITASVLLGAILGAAIIGPMSDKFGRKKLLLTAAIIFFVGAMGSGIGLNYAMLVTSRVLLGVAVGAASALIPTYLAELAPADKRGGVGTLFQLMIMTGIFFAYVSNEWLSPHGLFGLSSHVGWHWMLGLAAIPAALLFFGGLTLPESPRYLVKQGKETEAQHVLETFNANPQVVQEELHDIKLQAQMPSGGFRELFGPMARPVLIMALGLAVFQQVMGCNTVLYYAPKIFISAGFSEHFALQSHIVIGIFNVIVTAIAVKIMDKIDRKKMLTYGALGMGASLLLMSTAMLVLKAGAGNFGSWICVVALTLYIAFFSATWGPVMWVMIGEAFPLNIRGLGNSFGAVINWTANFAVSQSFPMLLIAFTPAHALNAEGQGIAKLFIIYGVLCFVAIWFIKKFTIETRNRSLESIEAALRSRAHADGYSDGTEVQ, from the coding sequence ATGGCTAGTAAAAAACACATGTCAACTAGTTGGATTTATTTCTTTGGAGCCCTAGGTGGGTTACTATTTGGATATGACACTGGGGTTATCTCAGGGGCCATGTTGTTCATTGGAAAGGAACTAGGAATTCAAGCAGGTTCATTTGAAGATGGATTTATTACGGCGTCTGTTCTTTTGGGTGCGATTTTAGGGGCAGCCATTATTGGACCGATGTCTGATAAATTTGGTCGAAAGAAATTACTCTTAACAGCTGCTATTATTTTCTTCGTTGGAGCGATGGGATCAGGAATTGGTTTAAATTATGCAATGTTGGTCACTTCACGAGTATTATTGGGGGTTGCGGTTGGTGCTGCTTCGGCCTTAATTCCCACATACTTAGCTGAATTGGCTCCTGCCGATAAGCGTGGTGGAGTGGGGACGTTGTTCCAGTTGATGATTATGACTGGAATTTTCTTTGCATACGTCTCAAATGAATGGCTTTCACCACACGGTTTGTTTGGTCTTTCGAGTCATGTTGGTTGGCATTGGATGCTTGGTTTAGCTGCGATTCCAGCAGCATTATTATTCTTTGGTGGTTTAACCTTACCTGAATCACCACGTTACTTGGTTAAACAAGGAAAAGAAACTGAAGCCCAACATGTGTTAGAGACATTTAATGCAAATCCACAAGTAGTTCAAGAAGAATTACATGATATTAAGTTGCAAGCTCAAATGCCTTCGGGCGGATTTAGAGAATTATTTGGACCAATGGCGCGTCCGGTCTTAATTATGGCTTTAGGTTTAGCTGTTTTCCAGCAGGTGATGGGATGTAATACTGTTTTGTATTATGCACCAAAGATTTTCATTTCAGCGGGATTCAGTGAACACTTCGCTTTGCAATCGCATATTGTAATTGGAATCTTTAACGTAATTGTGACGGCCATTGCGGTTAAAATTATGGATAAAATTGATCGTAAAAAGATGTTAACGTATGGAGCCTTAGGAATGGGGGCGTCATTACTATTAATGTCAACGGCGATGTTAGTTTTGAAAGCAGGGGCTGGTAACTTTGGATCATGGATTTGTGTGGTAGCCTTAACTTTGTACATTGCATTCTTCTCAGCTACCTGGGGACCTGTTATGTGGGTAATGATCGGTGAAGCTTTCCCATTGAATATTCGAGGATTGGGAAACTCGTTTGGAGCTGTAATTAACTGGACTGCCAATTTCGCTGTTTCACAATCATTTCCAATGTTGTTAATTGCCTTTACACCAGCACACGCCTTAAATGCGGAAGGGCAAGGAATTGCCAAGCTGTTTATCATCTATGGAGTGCTATGTTTCGTAGCCATCTGGTTTATCAAGAAATTCACTATCGAAACACGAAATCGTTCTTTGGAATCAATCGAAGCTGCCCTACGTTCACGGGCGCATGCTGATGGTTATTCGGATGGAACGGAAGTACAATAG
- a CDS encoding MATE family efflux transporter produces the protein MQDLTKGNPVKLIMLFTLPIIVGYLFQNLYNIIDMLIVGQTLGVQALAAVGSTGSVMFLALGFVGGVTSGMSIITAQRYGAQDWAGVRRSFGQSILASGLITVVLTLVGVVGLRGLLTLMQTPQSIFEMAYAFIVIIWGGLVTQVGYNILANEMRAVGNSRAPLYHLILGMVINILLELLFIIVFRWGTAGAAAATVTAYGISTATSWWHIKKFIPVLHITKADLKWDANEIKIHLSAALPMGFQQSVIAIGSMTLQAAINSLGTDAVAGYTAASKVDQILVLVLMSFGVTMATYVAQNYGAGEYRRILVGMRQALKINIGFGIILGIFEISFGRYLVQLFLDSHSGDGAVIQHLAQTYFGANGPFYAILGILFILRYALQGLGNTKAPTLAGFAEMFSRSLGAFVLVIWFGFYGASLSNPLAWLASVLCLVPAWNKHRREILRKIQEK, from the coding sequence ATGCAAGATTTAACAAAGGGTAATCCAGTTAAATTAATTATGCTGTTTACGTTACCCATTATCGTAGGATATTTATTTCAAAATTTATATAATATTATTGATATGTTAATTGTTGGTCAGACATTGGGAGTTCAAGCGCTTGCGGCGGTTGGGTCAACTGGTTCGGTGATGTTTTTAGCATTAGGATTTGTGGGCGGGGTGACATCGGGAATGTCGATCATTACTGCCCAGCGATATGGTGCTCAAGATTGGGCCGGTGTACGGCGCTCATTTGGGCAGAGTATCCTAGCCTCCGGTCTGATTACAGTGGTTTTAACCTTGGTCGGAGTCGTCGGATTACGCGGGCTTTTGACGTTGATGCAAACTCCGCAGAGTATTTTTGAGATGGCCTACGCCTTCATCGTAATTATTTGGGGGGGACTGGTAACTCAGGTAGGTTATAATATTTTAGCTAATGAAATGCGTGCGGTTGGAAACTCGCGCGCCCCGTTGTATCATTTGATCTTAGGGATGGTTATTAACATTTTATTGGAATTATTATTTATCATCGTCTTTCGTTGGGGCACGGCAGGAGCAGCAGCGGCAACCGTAACAGCGTATGGAATTTCAACGGCGACAAGTTGGTGGCATATTAAAAAATTCATCCCAGTTTTGCATATTACAAAAGCAGATTTAAAATGGGATGCTAATGAAATCAAAATTCACTTGTCTGCGGCGTTACCAATGGGCTTTCAACAATCCGTCATCGCAATTGGTTCAATGACATTACAAGCCGCAATAAATTCATTGGGTACAGATGCGGTAGCTGGATATACTGCGGCTTCAAAAGTTGATCAAATTTTGGTGCTCGTCTTGATGTCTTTTGGAGTGACCATGGCAACTTACGTGGCCCAAAATTATGGAGCGGGTGAATATCGTCGTATTTTAGTGGGTATGCGACAAGCTTTGAAAATTAATATTGGTTTTGGAATTATCTTAGGTATTTTTGAAATCAGTTTTGGTCGGTACCTGGTTCAACTATTCTTAGATTCCCATAGTGGGGATGGTGCGGTAATTCAACATTTAGCTCAAACTTATTTTGGGGCGAACGGACCTTTTTATGCGATCCTAGGAATCTTGTTTATTTTGCGGTATGCATTACAAGGTTTAGGAAACACCAAAGCGCCTACACTGGCTGGTTTTGCCGAAATGTTCTCACGTTCATTAGGTGCCTTTGTCTTAGTGATCTGGTTTGGTTTTTATGGAGCAAGTCTTTCAAATCCTTTAGCATGGTTAGCGTCAGTTTTGTGTTTAGTACCAGCTTGGAATAAACATCGTCGGGAAATCCTAAGAAAAATTCAAGAAAAATAA
- a CDS encoding AraC family transcriptional regulator, translating to MADEKGGEYEVVVNNNDVDVRIFVSREDPGFKPSHWHRHIEIVLVLSGTVTFSYEAQQVVLQAGEFIAIGSGVLHSSNHEKNCSVVLQIPISYLEKYWDNPDNILFTIQKQDRLDVVYQDIVASLREMVQVYQHKERGYRFKFNELMLHCLYLIFTKYGQDSVLINVGQDKRLKEVLADINENYATTLTVNDLAHKFHYNPDYLSRIFKQKTGVSLNRYIYLVRLSHVHFEIVNSDKPIHNIFEDNGVNNIRLGTKLFEQYYGALPREVRKRRK from the coding sequence ATGGCGGATGAAAAAGGTGGTGAATACGAAGTAGTCGTTAATAATAACGATGTCGACGTACGAATTTTTGTCTCGCGGGAAGATCCAGGGTTTAAGCCGTCACACTGGCATCGCCATATTGAAATTGTCTTAGTTTTGTCAGGAACAGTCACCTTTAGTTATGAAGCACAACAAGTTGTATTACAAGCAGGTGAGTTTATTGCGATTGGTTCGGGGGTGCTCCACTCCTCAAACCATGAGAAAAATTGTTCCGTCGTCTTACAAATTCCGATTTCTTATTTGGAAAAATATTGGGATAATCCTGATAATATCTTATTTACCATTCAAAAGCAGGATCGACTTGACGTTGTATATCAAGACATCGTCGCGAGCTTACGGGAAATGGTTCAAGTGTATCAGCATAAGGAGCGGGGCTATCGCTTTAAGTTTAACGAATTGATGTTACATTGCTTATATTTGATTTTCACGAAATATGGTCAAGATAGTGTGCTAATTAATGTTGGTCAAGATAAACGTTTGAAAGAAGTGCTGGCTGATATTAATGAAAATTATGCAACTACACTTACAGTCAACGATTTAGCCCATAAGTTTCACTATAATCCTGACTATTTAAGTCGTATTTTTAAACAAAAAACGGGTGTTTCGTTGAATCGTTATATTTATTTGGTCCGCTTGTCACATGTACATTTTGAGATTGTAAATAGTGATAAACCGATTCATAATATTTTTGAAGATAATGGTGTTAATAATATTCGATTGGGTACAAAATTGTTTGAACAATATTATGGTGCACTGCCGCGTGAAGTTAGGAAACGACGAAAATAA